A single region of the Populus nigra chromosome 2, ddPopNigr1.1, whole genome shotgun sequence genome encodes:
- the LOC133682506 gene encoding uncharacterized protein LOC133682506 isoform X1, translating to MDGGDGTVRLGALHLKPDRSVFDSGVDVSVSSPVTRQKAAAAKQFIENHYKNYLQGLQDRKERRRALQRRAQEAQVSHEEQEEMLRNLERRETEFMRLQRRKIGIDDFEQLTVIGKGAFGEVRLCRAKDTGEIFAMKKLKKSEMLSRGQVEHVRSERNLLAEVDSRCIVKLFYSFQDSDFLYLIMEYLPGGDIMTLLMREDILSEDVARFYIAESILAIHSIHQHNYVHRDIKPDNLILDKNGHLKLSDFGLCKPLDKYSNLLENEDISTQEVANESGGHSASDRPPWLMPKEKLQQWKRNRRALAYSTVGTLDYMAPEVLLKKGYGMECDWWSLGAIMYEMLIGYPPFCSDDPRITCRKIINWKTCLKFPEDPKISSEAEDLICHLLCDVETRLGTRGVEELKTHPWFRCTQWDLLYELEAAYKPTVIGDLDTQNFEKFPDLEGPPSTIPSVGPWRKMLTSKDTNFIGFTYKKSDVLKSLESSGTDMKLNESSKAASLISLLGQIELEETVISEGEQKPET from the exons ATGGACGGTGGTGATGGAACGGTGAGGTTAGGTGCTTTGCACTTGAAGCCGGATCGGAGCGTCTTCGATTCCGGTGTTGATGTGTCCGTTTCATCGCCAGTTACCAGACAAAAAGCTGCTGCAGCAAAACAGTTTATTGAGAATCATTATAAGAATTACTTGCAAGGATTGCAAGATCGTAAGGAGAG GCGACGAGCTCTTCAAAGGAGAGCACAAGAAGCTCAGGTTTCACATGAAGAACAAGAGGAGATGCTTAGGAATTTGGAGCGTAGAGAAACGGAGTTTATGAGGCTCCAAAGGCGTAAAATTGGAATTGATGATTTTGAGCAGTTAACTGTGATTGGTAAAGGCGCATTTGGGGAG GTTAGGCTATGCCGAGCCAAGGATACCGGGGAGATTTTTGCTATGAAGAAACTGAAGAAATCAGAGATGCTTAGCCGTGGGCAG GTTGAGCATGTCCGATCTGAGAGGAACTTACTTGCGGAGGTTGATAGTCGATGCATAGTAAAACTTTTCTATTCTTTTCAAGATTCTGATTTCTTGTATCTGATTATGGAGTATTTACCTGGTGGAGACATAATGACATTGTTGATGAGGGAAGACATTCTTTCTGAAGATGTTGCACGTTTTTACATAGCAGAGAGCATTCTAGCCATACACTCAATTCACCAACACAACTATGTTCACAG GGACATAAAACCAGATAACCTGATACTGGACAAAAATGGCCATTTAAAGCTTTCCGATTTTGGCTTGTGCAAACCCTTAGATAAGTATTCAAATTTACTAGAAAATGAAGATATTTCTACCCAGGAAGTGGCGAATGAATCTGGAGGGCATTCTGCCAGTGACAGACCCCCTTGGTTGATGCCAAAAGAGAAATTGCAACAATGGAAACGTAATCGCCGTGCATTG gCTTATTCAACTGTTGGAACTCTTGATTATATGGCACCTGAAGTGCTGTTGAAGAAGGGATATGGAATGGAGTGCGATTGGTGGTCCCTTGGTGCAATCATGTATGAGATGCTTATAGGCTATCCTCCCTTCTGCTCTGATGATCCAAGGATCACATGCCGCAAG ATAATCAATTGGAAAACATGTCTCAAATTCCCCGAGGATCCAAAGATATCAAGCGAGGCCGAGGATCTTATTTGCCACTTGCTCTGTGATGTTGAGACAAGGCTGGGGACCAGAGGGGTTGAAGAATTGAAG ACGCATCCATGGTTCAGATGCACTCAGTGGGATTTGCTGTATGAATTGGAAGCTGCATATAAGCCTACAGTCATTGGAGATTTGGATACTCAGAACTTTGAGAAGTTTCCTGAT ttGGAAGGCCCACCATCAACAATACCAAGTGTGGGACCTTGGAGGAAG ATGCTGACATCAAAAGATAccaattttattggatttacTTATAAGAAATCAGACGTCCTTAAATCACTGGAAAGTTCAG GTACAGACATGAAATTGAATGAATCCTCGAAAGCTGCATCTCTAATTTCCTTGTTAG GTCAGATTGAACTTGAAGAGACTGTAATATCAGAAGGTGAGCAGAAGCCGGAAACGTGA
- the LOC133682506 gene encoding uncharacterized protein LOC133682506 isoform X2, whose amino-acid sequence MLRNLERRETEFMRLQRRKIGIDDFEQLTVIGKGAFGEVRLCRAKDTGEIFAMKKLKKSEMLSRGQVEHVRSERNLLAEVDSRCIVKLFYSFQDSDFLYLIMEYLPGGDIMTLLMREDILSEDVARFYIAESILAIHSIHQHNYVHRDIKPDNLILDKNGHLKLSDFGLCKPLDKYSNLLENEDISTQEVANESGGHSASDRPPWLMPKEKLQQWKRNRRALAYSTVGTLDYMAPEVLLKKGYGMECDWWSLGAIMYEMLIGYPPFCSDDPRITCRKIINWKTCLKFPEDPKISSEAEDLICHLLCDVETRLGTRGVEELKTHPWFRCTQWDLLYELEAAYKPTVIGDLDTQNFEKFPDLEGPPSTIPSVGPWRKMLTSKDTNFIGFTYKKSDVLKSLESSGTDMKLNESSKAASLISLLGQIELEETVISEGEQKPET is encoded by the exons ATGCTTAGGAATTTGGAGCGTAGAGAAACGGAGTTTATGAGGCTCCAAAGGCGTAAAATTGGAATTGATGATTTTGAGCAGTTAACTGTGATTGGTAAAGGCGCATTTGGGGAG GTTAGGCTATGCCGAGCCAAGGATACCGGGGAGATTTTTGCTATGAAGAAACTGAAGAAATCAGAGATGCTTAGCCGTGGGCAG GTTGAGCATGTCCGATCTGAGAGGAACTTACTTGCGGAGGTTGATAGTCGATGCATAGTAAAACTTTTCTATTCTTTTCAAGATTCTGATTTCTTGTATCTGATTATGGAGTATTTACCTGGTGGAGACATAATGACATTGTTGATGAGGGAAGACATTCTTTCTGAAGATGTTGCACGTTTTTACATAGCAGAGAGCATTCTAGCCATACACTCAATTCACCAACACAACTATGTTCACAG GGACATAAAACCAGATAACCTGATACTGGACAAAAATGGCCATTTAAAGCTTTCCGATTTTGGCTTGTGCAAACCCTTAGATAAGTATTCAAATTTACTAGAAAATGAAGATATTTCTACCCAGGAAGTGGCGAATGAATCTGGAGGGCATTCTGCCAGTGACAGACCCCCTTGGTTGATGCCAAAAGAGAAATTGCAACAATGGAAACGTAATCGCCGTGCATTG gCTTATTCAACTGTTGGAACTCTTGATTATATGGCACCTGAAGTGCTGTTGAAGAAGGGATATGGAATGGAGTGCGATTGGTGGTCCCTTGGTGCAATCATGTATGAGATGCTTATAGGCTATCCTCCCTTCTGCTCTGATGATCCAAGGATCACATGCCGCAAG ATAATCAATTGGAAAACATGTCTCAAATTCCCCGAGGATCCAAAGATATCAAGCGAGGCCGAGGATCTTATTTGCCACTTGCTCTGTGATGTTGAGACAAGGCTGGGGACCAGAGGGGTTGAAGAATTGAAG ACGCATCCATGGTTCAGATGCACTCAGTGGGATTTGCTGTATGAATTGGAAGCTGCATATAAGCCTACAGTCATTGGAGATTTGGATACTCAGAACTTTGAGAAGTTTCCTGAT ttGGAAGGCCCACCATCAACAATACCAAGTGTGGGACCTTGGAGGAAG ATGCTGACATCAAAAGATAccaattttattggatttacTTATAAGAAATCAGACGTCCTTAAATCACTGGAAAGTTCAG GTACAGACATGAAATTGAATGAATCCTCGAAAGCTGCATCTCTAATTTCCTTGTTAG GTCAGATTGAACTTGAAGAGACTGTAATATCAGAAGGTGAGCAGAAGCCGGAAACGTGA
- the LOC133681447 gene encoding glutamate receptor 2.7-like has protein sequence MSAQETGPLSKIDKNIKYLPIISLTSPAITPPSIEHQLPHFFQFSDHITFHIQCIAAIVGQFKWRKVTVIYESKNGFSAYSGILTLLSDTLKAVNTDIEHHSTFPSMPSLSNAEAFIEQELVNMRSRSNRVFVVVISSLEMAVLLFEKAKQLGMMEKGYVWIVTDEIASFLDSFDSSVVNNMQGVIGFRTGFVRSSKPFKRFRSRFRSNYRSEYPEEEEYCNPSIFALRAYDATWAIAQAMKNSPGKISSKDLSKAISSSRFRGVSGVIRFKNNVLQQKPSFQIINVVGNSYREIAVWSPDFGFLKSLEKHNGVNSSGSFEEWGPVYWPGGEGGVPRGWVISETDKPLKIGVPAMGAFHEFVKVSLDEASNKTCVTGFSINVFEATLKRLPYDLPYVFVPFNGSYDKMVEQVHDKGLDAAVGDFSIEPGRFQYAEFSQPYIDSRLVMTVPAKSAKSSITWMLKTFTKKLWLLMVAMHMFIGFLVWILERGSNTEFEGIGGMLWFSVTVIFYAHGQPLRNNLSRVMVAPWLFVILIVTASFTADLSSRMTVSRLEPSVLDIDTLLKTNAPVGCNGNSFVVRYLTNVLHIKPENIRKFYSGNDYLEAFETGHIKAAFFVEPHAKVFLGKYCKRFTQAKSTFQLGGFGYVFPKGSPLVFDMSEAILKVIESGEMRQMEEILSFPNCSSDALRDNSSLDLEPFAGLFILSGSVSAFGFLVAILRMGRNLQILSYIQEALTKRRIWRWASIHLSRENSRENSTIPKTKDQVQTSTSVELANFAQ, from the exons ATGTCCGCTCAGGAAACAGGACCTCTCTCCAAGATTGACAAAAACATCAAGTATCTTCCTATAATATCCTTAACATCACCGGCAATAACCCCGCCATCGATAGAGCACCAATTACCACACTTCTTTCAATTTAGTGACCATATCACCTTCCACATACAATGCATAGCTGCTATTGTAGGCCAGTTCAAGtggaggaaagttacagtgatTTATGAATCAAAAAATGGTTTCTCTGCTTATTCTGGGATTTTAACTCTCCTATCTGACACTCTCAAGGCTGTCAACACAGACATCGAACACCACTCAACTTTCCCTTCCATGCCTTCTCTATCAAACGCAGAAGCCTTCATTGAACAAGAGCTTGTCAATATGAGGAGCAGGAGCAACAGGGTTTTCGTAGTTGTGATATCTTCTTTAGAAATGGCAGTCCTGCTATTTGAGAAAGCAAAGCAGTTGGGGATGATGGAGAAAGGTTATGTGTGGATTGTCACCGATGAGATTGCAAGCTTTCTTGACTCTTTCGATTCTTCAGTTGTCAACAACATGCAAGGTGTGATTGGTTTTAGAACCGGATTTGTACGCAGTAGCAAGCCTTTTAAACGGTTTAGATCTAGATTTCGCAGCAATTATCGATCAGAGTatccagaagaagaagaatattgcAATCCAAGTATCTTTGCTCTCCGTGCTTATGATGCAACTTGGGCTATTGCTCAAGCTATGAAAAACTCACCAGGAAAAATAAGCTCAAAAGACTTATCTAAAGCCATTTCATCCAGCAGATTTAGAGGTGTAAGTGGAGTAATaaggtttaaaaataatgtGTTGCAGCAAAAGCCTTCATTTCAAATCATTAATGTTGTAGGTAACAGCTACAGGGAGATTGCAGTTTGGTCACCAGACTTCGGCTTTTTAAAGAGCCTCGAGAAACATAATGGTGTGAATTCCAGTGGTTCTTTTGAAGAATGGGGGCCGGTTTATTGGCCTGGTGGAGAGGGCGGTGTTCCTCGCGGATGGGTGATTTCTGAGACGGATAAACCTTTGAAGATAGGAGTTCCGGCCATGGGCGCTTTTCATGAATTTGTGAAGGTGAGTTTAGACGAGGCCAGTAACAAAACTTGTGTCACAGGGTTCTCAATTAATGTATTTGAAGCAACTTTAAAGCGTCTCCCATATGACTTGCCGTATGTGTTCGTTCCATTCAATGGGTCATACGACAAGATGGTGGAGCAAGTTCATGACAAG GGCCTGGATGCTGCTGTTGGTGATTTTTCAATAGAGCCTGGAAGGTTTCAGTACGCAGAATTTTCTCAGCCATATATTGATTCCAGACTCGTCATGACAGTACCAGCGAAATCAGCCAAGTCCAGTATAACATGGATGCTGAAAACCTTCACCAAAAAGTTATGGTTACTAATGGTAGCAATGCATATGTTCATAGGATTCCTAGTATGGATACTTGAACGTGGGAGCAACACAGAATTCGAAGGAATCGGGGGTATGTTATGGTTTTCCGTCACAGTAATATTCTACGCTCATG GGCAACCGCTTAGAAATAATTTATCTCGAGTAATGGTGGCACCATGGTTATTTGTGATTCTCATCGTCACGGCAAGCTTCACGGCTGATCTTTCCTCGAGGATGACAGTCTCACGGCTAGAACCATCAGTTTTGGATATTGATACACTACTGAAAACCAACGCACCTGTTGGTTGCAATGGGAACTCCTTTGTTGTGCGATATTTGACTAACGTTTTGCATATCAAACCAGAAAATATAAGGAAGTTCTATTCAGGAAACGATTACCTAGAAGCTTTTGAAACTGGACATATCAAAGCAGCATTCTTTGTTGAGCCACATGCAAAAGTCTTCCTGGGAAAATACTGCAAGCGCTTCACACAAGCAAAATCCACCTTTCAATTAGGCGGTTTTGGCTAT GTTTTTCCAAAGGGTTCTCCTCTGGTTTTTGACATGTCAGAGGCAATCCTGAAAGTTATAGAGAGTGGAGAAATGAGGCAAATGGAAGAGATTCTCTCCTTTCCCAATTGCTCCTCTGATGCGTTAAGGGACAACTCGAGTTTAGATCTGGAGCCTTTCGCTGGGCTATTCATATTATCCGGTAGCGTCTCAGCCTTCGGTTTCCTAGTTGCTATTCTGCGTATGGGAAGGAATCTGCAGATCCTGAGCTACATTCAAGAAGCACTGACAAAAAGGAGAATTTGGAGATGGGCAAGTATTCATTTGTCCAGAGAAAATTCCAGAGAAAATTCCACCATCCCAAAAACTAAAGACCAAGTTCAAACTTCTACAAGTGTAGAGCTCGCAAATTTTGCCCAGTAG